A window of Sebastes umbrosus isolate fSebUmb1 chromosome 6, fSebUmb1.pri, whole genome shotgun sequence genomic DNA:
GCTCCTGACAGAgtacgccaggcagacacatAGCTAACAACCTTGCTGCTAAACTTAATGATGCGGTGCAGCCTTTTACTGgaaaagtggctgcatgtgtccacgacaatgcacgcagcatcgtggcggCTACGGTAACTCTctcggacgggtgaactggggactcagttgtttgttttgcacatacactgcagctggcgataAATGATGGGTTTAACCTGTTGGTGCATCGGCTTATCGTTGCAGTTGGGTGGCTTGTTTGGCACTTCAACCACAGCACCTCTGAATGCAAGGCACTAATCTTTTAGGTTAATGAGTGTCGGCTATCggtcagaattattttttttataattagcATTCCTAATCTGTTGACAAGAAAGATTGGCTGGAAAAGGCTTTCCTTTCATTTGCATGGAATGGGCAGAAACAAAAGCGTATGGGTAAATGATGGATAAATACAAAAAGATGAATTAGTCATTGATGACATTATTTTAACTTATCAAAAATTCACTTAATGTTCAAGTACGGATTTAAATTTACAGTCAaggttattttctatttaaaatatGTCCTGCTTGCTACATACAGTTGGTTGTTTGCGACTGTGGCTCAGGAGATAGAGCAGGTCGCCCACTAATCGGAAGATCGGCGGTTCAGTCagtgagtggtcggaagactaaaaaggcgctatataaaagCAAGTCCATATACCATCCATTAACATGTGCATACATTTTCAACGTTCAAATATCAACCTCAAAAATTCAGTACAAACCTGGGAACGTTTAGTCCCTGGAAATACTTTtccaggaactaaaaggttccttcagcccactgttgtctgcgtttccaccgtgTTCTAAAGACCTGTGAAAATTAGGCAAATTATTCCGCTGATGTATGTAAAAGCAACATGGGACAAGGGCTGCCGgtggtcacagcagtaaacacactctgcagcctgcagttcagtgtccGCCCGTTTCATCTGAAAAAAAGcgttttgtctcactgcgacgATATTTGTTGCTGcctatatttactgatgcacgttggatgtattGAATGAAATGCAGGCAAATGAAGGATGCAAATGAAtctaagagcgtctgtctccacagtaaatcatctgttgagtgtttgatgattatttatttgtgctttagaacgtaaccgccgtgaaacaatcgGAGgaggccgacagcagagcctaactttacctTCAATGTTATcagacaaagagaaatgctctcccttCATCCTAAAATGCTAAATCGAGCACTTCCTTTTTTAcgaatgaagcggtacacgagttggtgtgtgtgtgcgcgcgcgtgtgtttGCCGACGGTCAGCggcggtcatccctgcaaactccaccccgaaaGTTCCGGTACTTTTCGAAAGTACTACCACCCCCGAGTagggtttttttggggggtaaaaaggccccgtaaaatgtccccagaacttaatttacACCGTGGTCCCTGCGGccgaaacgcaatgagttcctcaaaaggttcttagttccgggggaaagttctTGTGGTAGAAATGGGGCTTAAGCTGGGCTTTAATCAGAATTGTGAATCTTTGTGCGTTTTGTGTTTCAGAAATGAAAAACCTGCTGACCTTACTCCTTGCTCCAGCTgcttctctcgctctcttgctctcgctctctctctctctctctctctctctctcgctctcgctctctctctcttgctttctctctcttgctttctctctttctccctaaCAAACACTTGCTTCTGCTGATATTGTTATTGTCAAACTCTGCTGTAAAGACTAGCCTAGATGTTAGTCTATAACTATACCAGCTTGCTTTATATGCTTTTAATAGCCCTAATAAataatggggaaaaaaataattttgtctGTTTTGGCAATGTATCGCTTCTTTAAAATAGCTCTAAGACCATTTTTGAGTTAGTCGATGATGTTAAATCACTAGGAGAAAGGGGAATTGCTCTCGGGTCTAGATAGATCTTGATTTGCCATGTGTTCAGAGTTATTTCTTTACATCTTAACAGTGCAGAAGTATTCATCAGTCTGTGTGGTTAAAAACAATGTGGATGTTTTCCAGGTTTTGGAGAACTTCTCTGATGCACCCATGACTCCCAAACAAATCCTCCACGTCATCCAGACCAAGGGGCTGAAGGAAATGCGgtcagtcagacacacacagacacacacagacacacacacacacacacacacacacacaaacacagctgctACTGTTACAAAAGAAAGTTGTTCTCTTGAACCTGACTTCAGTAAATGATGTTAGCAAATAAAAAGCGCAGTGACGCTGTGGCTCATCAGGCATTTGTCCATCGTTCAATTTGGTGTAGATCATTGCATTTGAATATGgcttgttgattatattttgtatttgcctattattttttttagcagcGCACACATCAACTGAACATGTTAATCAGTGTGGCTCTAACagaattttgtttattttatttccttctACATGGACCCCTTGGCCTGCTGCTGGCCTAAACAGGAGGTAAGACCTTTTATTGCATACACTAATCACTTCTCTTCTGTAACCAAACACTTGTCCTGTTCTTCATGCTCTTTCATATTCTCTAAGGCCTGTGTTTGCTCTTGGTGCATTGTGCTTTCATGGTAAAGACAAACACAATGCCCCCTATACTGTAATTGTGGAAAACATCACAGTCACCGTTTCACCATAACAATACACGCAATATTATGTTGTTGTGCCAAGCTCTGTTGATGTTTTGAAACGATTCAAATGTGAACTTTTAATGAATCTCAAGACGTCAACTTGAGCTGGGAGGGAATCTTTGGATTTGGGGGGGAAATTGGGTGCCGCAAAAGAACACAATTAGATGTACCCCTGGGCATAGTGAATTTATTTGACTGATTTGTCAATTGGCAGGAAGATGGCAGGCAGCATTGATATCCCCTGTCAATCCAaagtaatgcctatttttaagTTGATAACAATGATACGGTACCAAAGAAAATCCACTCCAAATGGAGGAGCCgataaaatgtgttgttaagTGCAAAGCTGAAAGCATCATAAATACACCATACACCCATTTTCATACTCACTCATTAATATTTTCAGTCCCATAGCTATTTGTAAACAAGGTTATGCATGTCCAATGATCACACACGAGCATTAATCTGACTGAATTGTGTCGTAAAAGGGATAAATTGATCACAGCAACAGAACTGCCAGACTTGTTTGCAAAGTGAGTGGACATGCACCCCCTGAAcaaatcaagtcaagtcaaactttatttgtatagcatgTTTAAAAACAGCCGCAGTAGACCAAAGCGCTGAACATGtacataataaaatgaatacaaagtaaacAACAATAAGAACAGAGCAAAAGCAATAACCATAATGTGCACATAACAGAAcagaaatatagagtgatattttggttttagctgacgtgtggcgcctcactgtgttgatcaatgctcgttcatgtctatgcagagcgagcgcgagcaacagggcgctgactttcgttgacttaacgaccacaggtgtcgctgttaacaagcagtttctgattcttacatagagtccctttttAAAGGGATGGATACCAAAATATAAATGGTGTGACAACATCTCTCACAGTTGACTTATTGTCTCACAGTGTGCAGTGTATCGTCATATCGCCCAACCATAGCTGTCATCACCGGGTAGCACTAGTACGTCTTCAGATTTCAATTTGTCTTTATGTCTTTAGTCCATTGTGTTCAGTCACGTGAGTTGGAACTGAccgtaactgtgtgtgtgtgcgcagtggTACAGCCCCTTTGGCCTGCCTGGTCACCATGCTGCACTCCCAGGTGAGGGGAGACCGAGTCAAGAACAGCATCTTCTTTAAGCTGCCTGGACGGATGAGCCTGTTCACTCTCAAGGTACACAGACACAGTCCTCTTCTCTCTCAACGCCTCACCACTCTGCTGCTAAATCTCCTTTATGTAAGATTACATCACCATCATTATTGGTGTCAGCAGAAAGTTGCTCCAAAAAGTTGCATTtggggaaaacatttttttttttgagacagTTACTCAAGATAGTACAGAGGTTGCATAGTGAGTATCTTTGTTTGGAACTCTTTTCTATGGAAGTCCACCTGCAGACTGActtattgttaatgttattaatgttatcatagctctgccttctactatggagggatgggaggacgACATGAAAAAGTGGTCTTTGGAACTGCTCTTTAAAGCCCAACTAACGTACACTAACTATATTCTGTACACTAACGATGTTCCGTACAGATGACATTTTTCCGCCAATCGCTGAATAAATACTTCTAGATCGTGCATAACATTTATATGCGTGTCATCCTCAGTTCCCCCTCTTTCATTCCCAACCAAGCCAGAGACCTCCACCATTAGTTCCTGTGAGATTTCAGTCAGTTTGTGAGGTGCGCACCGTGCGCCCACAGCGCCTGGAAGGGAAGCTCCAGTCCCGACTGCAGCTTGAGAGGGGAGATGACTAGAGCAGcgaaaatgtacatttcaactTAATTTATGCTACTCACAGTACTGTAGTCtgtatgaaatgattattattctatcaaaagttgttaaatatattaccctttgttgaataaatgctttaaaatgtgcatttttaaCATCAATGGTGCGCACTGACTGCTTGGCACTGCAGCAGCAACTCTGTCAACACAGACGCTGTTTGCAAGTCCTGCACCCAATATTGATGTAGTATAGCAGTGTTATTTGATAAAAGGTCAATAAAGTTAACGTTTATGACATCAATTGAATAttgtgacatttaaaatgttcattaaTCGCCGTTGAAATCATGTTATGCGCTCTGTACGGAACACCGTTAAAGCTTAATGATCTTTTATACACAGGCGGAGGCGTTACTTTTCCCCACTTTTCTTAAAAACTCTTGGTTCAAAAATCAGTCAAAGTGTAGACTGTCTAATGGATATTCCCCCCGGAGAAtgagcacacaaacatgctTGTCTGGCTCTTAACAACAGAGGAGTGCTGCCTGGCGTGGTGCCGACGGGCGTAAAGTGTACGGAACAACGTACCACAGCTCCGCAaaggacattttagaaaatgctAGTTTAACgttggttaaataaatgttaaaaataaagcaggattttGTAAAATTAAGGTGAATTACTTTTCAAATGAAGTGCCGCTGATGGTTAGCCGCTATGGTTAGCCTATGGAACTAACTAGCTTACTGCTACTTCCGCTACCTCACCGGAAGTTACGCCCACAATCATTTCTACAGCTGAGAATAAAGTGAATAATCCAGTCAGTATGGACACCAAGGGAAGTCAGCATTGATAGGTGGCTGTTACTGCTAATAGGGATATATACACCACAGGGTTACCCAATCTGTTAAATCGCATATTATTTTGAATACTTTAATGTAGCAACCAATTTTGACGCATGACCACAAAATCATTTGATAGGAGAAAGCCTTCTGATGTGCGTCTCACATGCAGACAACACTGTTTTTCTTCACGCTCTGTAGAAGAACGCCCTCCAGTGGACAAAAACAACATCGGAGTCGGAGACACCAACAGAGGCAGCCAGCAGCACCACCGCCCCGGCTTCCAGCAGCGGCACAACTGCAGCGGGCGCGGTGGTGTCCTCCGTCAGCCCCAACGAGGCCGCTGAGCAGGAAAGCTGCGACTCCACTGAGACCACCGCCGCTGCCAGCGGAGACAATGACGGTAACAGGACACCACACACCAGAGACCTCTCATTACACACACCTGAGGCCTCTCCAATAGGGTTTTTTCCATAACGGTGGGGTAGTCGCCCCAAGCTGTGCCCTGAAACAACTCCTTGTCAAAAAATGGTCTTTAATTTACTCATCTATTGTAGAAACATTGAGTTTAATCATTCCTTAAGCCTCAAACTTCCTTTCCGCGGACAGCTGCGGACGTGTTCCAGTCTTGCGGACGTGCACTCGGCTCCATTCATACTACTGTAGGGTTCACCAACGGGTCCATGCATGTGCATTTCCCGATCCACACCCATTCCAGTTGGTTGAGTTCAACGCCATTTGGCTGTCTTTGTGTTCCTTCAAAGACGAATTATGTCTTTTAATTTTAGACGTGTACCCTCACGGACATGAGCGGATGATGATATTTACGTCACACAGACCAAAGTGGACCCTCGGGGACGCAGAAGGTTTGAATTGGCCTTTTAGGTTGTAGGGGTTCTTTGTTAGACTGCTGCTTCGAATCAGAGGCTCACTGAGCTTTGCCGAAGGCATGGTGCGACAATCGTAAAGGTTCAGTTAAACAACTGTGAATTTAGCTTTGTTAATATAAGCCAAAACACTAGGAAAGGAACTCCAGCTCAGATGGAAGCTGCTCGTTTATGAACTCTGCTAAGATaaagaagataaaaaaatatgagatacttGTCGCTGCAGTGTTTGTCAGAGTCAAAGTTGGGATGTAATgttcctgacacaccaagccgacggtcggccgtcagacagtttgCCGTCTGgcatgaagctaagtggtgagtgagagtggtgtgaaaatggtcggcaaatgtcgctttgtttcatgtgcgtatcataacaacggcttgtatatccacagTCCTCGATCCTCcggtttccttttttgaatgacaTACAGACTATCGCGACCTGCTCGTgtggagttatttcatctcacgcaggcgcagaacatcCGTCCTAACcagccgtcggctgtagtctttgcggtgtgactgggtgcaacttgtcggccttcgtcgctgctagttctGATGTTGcgttggtgtgtccccagcttaaaGATGAGTTTCAGGAAGAGCAGCATGTGTCTTTTCTTAGTAAATATCTTGCAGTGATTTTGCTAGGTACACGTCCTGCGTCTTTGACCCATTAAAATCTGAAAGAATGCAGTAAACTCACCGTCGACGTGTCCAGGGGACACTCATTATTTTTCCCCCTGATAACCTGTGGTGCCAGATTCATTTTAGAAGTGATGTGTGTGTCACCAACACTGTCTGCTCTGAGCACATCCACTGTTACGCACTCTCTGTCGCTCAACCACACACTCGCTACGCACACATTAAACTACTCTCAAGCCTCGGACATACTTTCCACGTCCGTGATTTCCCGACCCACACTCCgaggttcaaggttctttagtAGTCATTTGTCAATTctagcaaagcagtcattggcaatgaaaatcttcgaTCTAGATCCTCCTAATCTAAGACATAAAACAGCGCAGTTACAATATagtttaaatataaacataagtaaattagggctgtcaatcaattcaaatatttaatcgcatgattgtccatagttaattgcgattaatcaattaagccaattaatcgcacattttttatcagttccaaatgtaccttaaagggagatttgtcaggtattcaatactcttatcaacatgggagtgggcaaatatgctgctttatgcaaatgcatgtatatatttatcattggaaatcaattaacaacacaaacaatcacaaatattgtacagaaaccctcacaggtactgcatttagcataacaaaatatgctcaaatcataacatggcaaactctgacttgactgtgacttaaCCCAAACGGCATggcattatcataaagtgggcatgtctgttaaggggaaactcgtgggtacccacagaacccattttcattcacatatcttggggtcagaggtcaagggtccccttttaaaatggccatgacagatttTCAAAATTTAGcttacgtttggagcgttatttgacctccttcgcgacaagctagtatgacattggttggtaccaatggattccttatcttttgtagtttcatatgatgccagtatcttcactttagcaaaaaaaaaatgtattgggGACCCCTAAAGTTTCCCTGGGACCCACTCAAATGACCACCTGTGGGTCCCGTGATCAACATCACTGGTCATGtgaaagtttaatgttgttTGCTGTTAAATGCTGCCAACAGCAGGAGGTGCGTCAGCCACTGAGTGCagttgtaaatatgtttttctctgACCTGAAGCTTCGGTGGATGAGAGCTCGTCCAGCGCCTCCTGCTCCACGGAACCGCCCCCTCCCATCAACCAGCCCCAGACCCGCCTCAGCAGGGCAGCAGGACAGCAGGGACGCATAGACGCGCAGCAGACCCAACACGCTCAACACACCCAGACCAGACTGAGCCGCTCAAGACAGGTCAGCACCAATGTGTGAAAGCCACTGACTGTTTACAATGGAAATTACAGCATGTGTTCAGTAGTCAAGGATTTGAATTCTACAGTGTCATTTGGCACACTGTTTTAGAGTTGGATATGAAAAGTGTAGCTCCTGACGAGTTAAAGAGATTATCCTTGTCTCCCCTGTCATGCCATGTGTTGACTTGATCTGTAGAGGGACAGTTCTGCCTGATATACTGACTGTAGAACTGTCTACTGTGTCCACCTGTCCATCCCACTATTTGTGTCGCTACAGTCagggaggcagaggaagaaAGCAGTCATGATGCCTCGTGTTGTCCTCACCCCTCTTAAAGTGAATGGAGAGCACGTTCCCTCAGGTAAGAACCACTCTATTGTCCTGAGAACATTAACAACACACCAGTAATGAAAGCAAGAATTCAGAATGCTGAACAGCCTCAACGTTATCCTAATTATTAAACACAACTGGCAGAAAGAATACAAATAGGATTTTTTTTGCTGTGGCAGGGCCCATGAAGAGGAGTCGGGGAGGGGTGGATGTAGACTTCGAAACACCAGGCTCCATCCTGGTCAACACCAACATCAGAGCCCTCATCAATGTGCGGACCTTCTCAGCCTTCCCCACACActcgcagcagcagctgctgcagttGCTGCCAGAGGTGGACCGACAGGTATGTTGTGATCCTGTCCTTCCGGTTTATCCCCAGCTTTTATGTCTGTAGTGATGCTGCATACACGAATATAGCTTTCACACATATCATTAgaaatgagaaaacaaataaaaacagtgttttggaCATTTAGTGCAGTAGCAGGAGTCAACATGACAGGCCAATGGCTCTGCACCTATTTCAGCTGTCAAATTCATTCAAAATTGTACATTTAAAGCTAAATGGGTGTTATTTGCTGttaattaaaagagaaaaaggcCCAAACATGAAACACTTCTCTTCCTGGTTATCACCTTTTGATATGTGATCAACGGtcatagactgtaaataaagatggacaacatgaccgGGAAGCCAAAATTCTCGATCGCCCCTAGGTGTCTGGCTGCAGGATAGGTCatgaatccccccccccctccatgttagcggatgagACTTggacaaaattaaaaaagtcaaagtacacgtcaaaataagcttttcccaaagatggtttctttcattttaggtagttcttatcacgctgatacatgttcaagtgttaatttttctgatccgtttggttttaattcgttatttgatgctattaaaagggggtgagacgttatgattgacagctgctatGAGTGCAGTAGTCGTTAAGCTAGAGGCTTGGGAATtatacgagagaggagatgtaattttaactttccataactgttacgagtctgtgtaatagaataTGTGTCAATTGGATCACAAATGTACTTATAGAGACATCAGTATTCGGCTCCTGATGAGCTTGGGCGGGTATGTTGGCGGGACCTCAACAATGCAATGACTACTACAATACAAGAGAAACTTCTACATTTtgtcagatttgttttaacatgAAACTTCCAAGGATTTTTATAACCCCGCGACAAcctagtcgggggtatatagcgcacCGCGTGTCCCTCCTTCCATctgttcgcgtgtcacactttcccCTTTtggggggttagaagtccagggtgcccaaaatctttgacattttggccaaaaactgttattttttttcaacttaaattttgtttccggagtagaactctaaaactatttaacttaggaacttcacaTTTGGTATgttggttgacagtgtggtcttgttgtgccttttgggggttagaaatccagggtgcccaacatttttgaaatttttccaaaagtgcaaaacctttggccctactttagtaggggtcaagcagtgagcgggggtatgtgattTTAAGTGACaaggaaaaatatatttgcGTGCTGCAAAAATGTCAGCAGTGGGTGTGGAGATGGATATAAGACAAACTGAACTAGTGTGCAATTTAGGGCAGGTTGCAATATGCTAGCCCAgttgtttgttgtatttttgaatCCTGTAATTTAAATTTTGTGAAGCCGAgttcaggcacacacacacacacacacacacacggtgtgtTTAGTCATTGTTAGGGTCAATGTGATGCCACTTTATTCCTTGAGGTGCATTATTGTTTTACTGCTATTCGTGCATTGTGCCCTCTCTCGTGCAGATTGGACCAGATGGTATGGCCAGACTGAGTAGCTCGGCTCTCAACAATGAGTTCTTCACCCATGCCTCCCAGAGCTGGAAAGAGAGGCTGGCGGAGGGTAAGTGATTTGGTCAATCATGGAGAAGCTGCCAGGATTTATATATTCACATTAGATTTGAAACTGTGGGGATGGAGGTAGTGATAGCAGAAGCAAGAGCTAATCTTAAGGTTGTTATGAACAAGGTGAAGACATCATAAATGCCTGCAGAGACAACAAGCAGGAATGTGCTCCAGTATTCTTTAAGTGGTGTGAATGAAAAGGATTCCATACAATGTTAAAAACACATCTACATGATATCGGTGAGTCAGCCCATACAGGGACCTGATTCAGGGAATGTCATGACTTCATACTGCTGACGGTAGCACTGTCCTGGAACAATTACTACAACTGAGCAGCAGCTGCTTATTTTAACAAGTGAAGGGCAGCTAAGTGAGATTTATACCCCAAATTATACTGGTTTATACACTTCAAAAAGTTCAGTTGTGGAGctatactcttttttttttttttttaaaccttcgTATGTGTTTTGACACATTTAGGTGAGTTCACCCACGAGATGCAGGTGCGTTTCCGGCAAGAaatggagaaagagaagaaggtaGAGGCGTGGAAGGAAAAGTTTTTTGAAGAGTACCATGGGCAAAAGTAAGAGCCAACCCATTTCATTCAAGTCTGAATTCACTGTTCGCACAACAGCGATATTAGTTTTTCTGTCATGTTTGGGGTGGTTCCCTTTTTAAaggatttatttattagttgacTGATCATTTTAGTGCAAGTATCAATAGTATTATTTAGAAAAGCCCTgatgtagggctgggcgatatggtgAAAATcaattatgttatttatttattttttttaccaaatacctctATCGTGaagatattgtagggttgactattggtgctttacCAAATATTTAGAcgatgagatttttgataaataatcatcagtaatgtggctATAATGACTGATAAtggaacagtctggtaagttcagggcattacatcactttactgtaatgcagcctttaaaactgttaaaagacaacacttgtgccatattacgatatccaaaatctaagacgacatgtagtctcatatcatgatatcgatatattgcccagccctacctcGATGGACGGGATATTCATTTTTGACCGCATGTTTTAAGCCGTTCGTGTCATCTCCTTTGCCGTCCTCCATGTAGTTTAGACAACTCGAGCATGACCTTCATCAGTTAAGACCACTAAGATGTTAAATGTCAGTGTTCCCACAGTGCGCTAAAGCGTAGTTTGTGTACCCGTAGGTCTGGCCTGACACAAGAGGAGTCTCTGAAGCTTACCATGAGCGAAGCAAGCGAAGCAGCAGCCAGTGTGCTGGACAGTGACGTGGCCGTGGCGGCAACCGGTGCCCCCAAGAGACGCAGCGTGGGTCGGCGGAGGAGAGACGGCAGGATGAGGAGGCGCACGCGGGCCGACCTGCGTCGGAGGGCCCGCCGGACCCTCTGCAAGGCCACTCCTCCGGCCCTGCAGTCTGCAGAAGCAGCCGAGGCCAGTGTCGCGCTGGACGCCCCGGCAGTTTCTATCGGCTCGCCCATGTCCGACAACACGGTCGTTCAAGGCGAGGTGGTGCTGCAGGCTGAGTGCGGTGTGGAGCTCCCGGCAGAGAGTACCTCCATCGAGCCAAAGCCCTCTCCCACTCCAGAGCCAGTCACATTGCCAGCCTCCACTCCTACTCGTACACCTACTCCTACTCCCACTCCTACTCCAACTCCaactcctactcctactcctactcgTACTCCTACTCCCACTCCAACTCCGACTCCCACTCCTACTCCGACTCCCAGCCCAAGCCCCAGCCCAGCCTCCACCAGCGCAAACGAAGAGCCCGAAGCTGCGGCCCGCCTGCTCCCAGAGGAGGCTGCACCTGTACTGGCTTCCACCTCCtcgccttcctcttcctcctcctcctcttcttcttcgtctgcCTCCTCGCCTGTCTCCTCGCCCTCCTCGCCTTCCGACAGACAGGGACCTTTCGCCGCAGGTCTGGACTCTTCTTCGTCCTCCTCGGCGTCTTCCAGTGCCGCGGTCGCCGCCGATCCCCTGGATGACACCGCCTCCGTGGTCACCTCCGTCACAGGAGGCACCGCCACCAGCAGCCGTGAGAGTAGCCCCTCAGCCAGCCCAGCCACCACCCCCGTTTCCAGCGCTCAGCTCAAGGAGCAGAAGAGAAGGCCAGATGAGACCCAGGCCTTCTCCAGCTTCCCCGAAAAGCGGCCGCGGCTTGACGACCGTCAGTCCTTTCGTACCACAATTGACAGTGTCCGTTCAGAAAAGCCGCAGCCGACAACGGAGGAGCCCAAGGTGCCGCCTATCCGGGTAAGACTTTGTGCACAAAAATGATTTGCCTGTTTAGCAATGACTTGTTGTCCAAGTAAAGTTTGACTCGctgtctctttatgtctctgtcCCAGATCCAACTGTCCAGAATCAAACCTCcctgggtcaaaggtcaccccACCTACCAGATCTGTCCCCGGATCGTCCCCCCCGGGGAGGGCTCGCGGCGGTCGGGGACGGGGGGCGCGCGCACCCTGGCGGACATCAAAGCCCGTGCCCAGCAAGCCCGGGCCCAGCGCGAGgccgctgctgctgttgcagCCACTGGCGAAGGGACAGGGCCGACCGGCGCCAGGCTGCGGCATGCTGCTGGGCTACCGGATAGCAGCAGTGGACGACGAGCGCGAGAGCACCCAGGACCCGTCGAgcccggaggaggaggaggaggaggaggaggaggaggaagtggaagaaGGGGAGGTGGTGggatggaggagcagggatcGTCTTCAGGCTCTAATTCGTCTGGAACA
This region includes:
- the asxl1 gene encoding putative Polycomb group protein ASXL1 isoform X2, with translation MLHSQVRGDRVKNSIFFKLPGRMSLFTLKKNALQWTKTTSESETPTEAASSTTAPASSSGTTAAGAVVSSVSPNEAAEQESCDSTETTAAASGDNDASVDESSSSASCSTEPPPPINQPQTRLSRAAGQQGRIDAQQTQHAQHTQTRLSRSRQSGRQRKKAVMMPRVVLTPLKVNGEHVPSGPMKRSRGGVDVDFETPGSILVNTNIRALINVRTFSAFPTHSQQQLLQLLPEVDRQIGPDGMARLSSSALNNEFFTHASQSWKERLAEGEFTHEMQVRFRQEMEKEKKVEAWKEKFFEEYHGQKSGLTQEESLKLTMSEASEAAASVLDSDVAVAATGAPKRRSVGRRRRDGRMRRRTRADLRRRARRTLCKATPPALQSAEAAEASVALDAPAVSIGSPMSDNTVVQGEVVLQAECGVELPAESTSIEPKPSPTPEPVTLPASTPTRTPTPTPTPTPTPTPTPTPTRTPTPTPTPTPTPTPTPSPSPSPASTSANEEPEAAARLLPEEAAPVLASTSSPSSSSSSSSSSSASSPVSSPSSPSDRQGPFAAGLDSSSSSSASSSAAVAADPLDDTASVVTSVTGGTATSSRESSPSASPATTPVSSAQLKEQKRRPDETQAFSSFPEKRPRLDDRQSFRTTIDSVRSEKPQPTTEEPKVPPIRIQLSRIKPPWVKGHPTYQICPRIVPPGEGSRRSGTGGARTLADIKARAQQARAQREAAAAVAATGEGTGPTGARLRHAAGLPDSSSGRRAREHPGPVEPGGGGGGGGGGGSGRRGGGGMEEQGSSSGSNSSGTQLQLLNVEPTPQPSPSLSTTSTSMSLDTPQTPSPPREEAAGGPDAGEEVEATSANVQSSSDRLTDKAADSPSPKPEVPESANAPSEMADQGCEKPSLAPTSIPDSLPRFGAQGVDVIQTLASSRQPKEKVQGKEAGLGVIQHGSHHVEPQDVFSRSAAERRRTGASSPQQVDSSSGEKEDEAGTHSDSTETASDCENDLQEDEQQQPDRDWGPQVSIQRNGQLVICSPPPQNQQPVIQAHVSNRQGQTVIQPCFPNGLPHPQHSGPHSQDHQSLPTAHPQGLRDTNVVVKMEPGDDCRASRQSSTEEECRGGLKHSVTHPTAASKRLASSVRPVSSVEANNPLVTQLLQGSLALEKVLPSHSANRLEISRLPGPQSRPPVARTPGPRNRPEISAQSPSPELASQIHNKSPTGRPVSCLMEAPAASQYQSQQAPGAVPVITSLPPSSSSSRSKSDLSSQTTVESAFIKDSHHGPQPSQGVTPDRPQPTRQTMRNGPSPNHADPCPTEVVPTIQINWRPPQCQLPHSYQLQLSPATTVKNEINARSSCQAFAKSSPIKLTSVTKKEPGSSVDGYLSGGAMEGLLNMEMTLARMAKKEHGKSAYSSGSSSSSSPSPSSASVLPFQLYGKLPKHGGVGGVSYTANVSLMDNGGFTRSMADSVLHLRPRLASGQTTLSIQAFTDSTAEEVALKCSCRLKAMIMCQGCGAFCHDDCIGPSKLCVSCLVVR